The Urbifossiella limnaea genome has a window encoding:
- a CDS encoding recombinase family protein, producing the protein MTTTKPGHRPTVKLVRCAVYTRKSTEEGLEQEFNSLDAQRDAGEAYVRSQSGEGWVALPDRYDDGGFTGGNTDRPGLRRLMADVEAGRVDCVVVYKVDRLSRSLLDFAQLMQRFEQKGVSFVSVTQQFNTASSMGRLVLNVLLSFAQFEREIVGERTRDKIAATRRKGIWSGGRPVLGYDREPGGRRLVIHAAEAERVRDIFGLYLRHGSLLPVVKELGRRGWVTKRWADKAGRVTGGKPFTRTSLYQLLTNPLYAGRVRYKADVFPGEHPALIDPATFDRVQERLCTNGTQGAGPGSPDKYGALLKGLLRCGPCRAAMTPTCTTKGARTYRYYACVAGHKKGAAACPSRPVPAGPVEGFVVDRVRAAGRDPDLLRQVVEQVRHQQAERLAELAAEEKGLAAELAGLKRHLALESARFRPGDDNAEVVRRLAGLLDQQRLAEDRLRRVKEQAREVKAASVSEADAAAALAGFDPVWAALAPSERARVIGLLVEKVVYDGAAGKVAVTFRPSGITALAGELADRQQGMVA; encoded by the coding sequence ATGACCACCACGAAGCCAGGTCACCGCCCCACGGTGAAGCTCGTCCGCTGTGCCGTCTACACGCGGAAGTCCACCGAGGAGGGGCTGGAGCAGGAGTTCAACAGCCTCGACGCCCAGCGGGACGCGGGCGAGGCGTACGTCCGCAGTCAGAGCGGCGAGGGGTGGGTGGCCCTGCCGGACCGGTACGACGACGGCGGGTTCACCGGCGGCAACACCGACCGCCCCGGGCTGCGGCGGCTGATGGCCGACGTCGAGGCGGGCCGGGTGGACTGCGTGGTCGTGTACAAGGTGGACCGGCTCAGCCGGAGCCTCCTCGACTTCGCCCAGCTGATGCAGCGGTTCGAGCAGAAGGGCGTGTCCTTCGTCAGCGTCACGCAGCAGTTCAACACGGCGTCGAGCATGGGCCGACTGGTGCTCAACGTGCTCCTGTCCTTCGCCCAGTTCGAGCGGGAGATCGTCGGCGAGCGGACGCGGGACAAGATCGCGGCCACCCGCCGCAAGGGCATCTGGTCCGGGGGCCGGCCGGTGCTGGGCTACGACCGCGAGCCCGGCGGCCGAAGGCTCGTCATCCACGCCGCCGAGGCCGAGCGGGTCCGCGACATCTTCGGGCTCTACCTGCGGCACGGGTCGCTCCTCCCGGTGGTGAAGGAGCTCGGCCGGCGGGGGTGGGTCACCAAGCGGTGGGCGGACAAGGCCGGCCGGGTCACGGGCGGGAAGCCCTTCACCCGCACCAGCCTGTACCAACTCCTCACCAACCCGCTGTACGCCGGGCGGGTGCGGTACAAGGCCGACGTGTTCCCCGGCGAGCACCCGGCCCTCATCGACCCTGCCACCTTTGACCGGGTGCAGGAGCGGCTCTGCACGAACGGCACGCAGGGGGCCGGGCCGGGGTCGCCGGACAAGTACGGCGCCCTGCTCAAGGGCCTGCTGCGGTGCGGCCCGTGCCGGGCGGCGATGACGCCCACCTGCACGACGAAGGGCGCCCGCACCTACCGCTACTACGCCTGCGTCGCTGGGCACAAGAAGGGCGCAGCCGCCTGCCCGTCGCGGCCGGTCCCGGCCGGGCCGGTGGAGGGGTTCGTGGTGGACCGGGTGCGGGCCGCCGGCCGCGACCCCGACCTGCTTCGTCAGGTCGTCGAGCAGGTCCGCCATCAGCAGGCCGAGCGGCTCGCCGAACTCGCGGCGGAGGAGAAGGGGCTGGCGGCCGAGCTGGCCGGGCTGAAGCGGCACCTGGCGCTGGAGTCGGCCCGGTTCCGGCCCGGCGACGACAACGCTGAGGTGGTGCGGCGGCTGGCCGGCCTGCTCGACCAGCAGAGGCTCGCCGAGGACCGGCTCCGGCGGGTGAAGGAGCAGGCCCGTGAGGTCAAGGCGGCGAGCGTGTCCGAGGCCGACGCCGCGGCGGCGCTGGCGGGGTTCGACCCGGTGTGGGCGGCGCTCGCCCCCTCCGAGCGGGCGCGGGTCATCGGGCTGCTGGTCGAGAAGGTGGTGTACGACGGGGCGGCGGGGAAGGTCGCAGTGACCTTCCGGCCGAGCGGGATCACGGCCCTGGCCGGCGAGCTGGCCGACCGCCAGCAGGGGATGGTGGCATGA
- a CDS encoding helix-turn-helix domain-containing protein: MPTDPEAVVRDPAVRALIRIHAARVARAVPPRVADRDDVAQHLTAVLLAGLPAYDPARLPLVEFARVVVGRGAAGLVRRHRAARRNPAREAAVDVAGAADHRGRGPAGADLAADVADLLAALPPPLRAAAEAVMAARNIADAARTLGVHRTTLSERLRVVRARHARPGLAGYLPGHAVG; this comes from the coding sequence GTGCCGACCGACCCCGAGGCCGTCGTCCGCGACCCGGCCGTCCGCGCCCTGATCCGGATCCACGCCGCCCGGGTCGCCCGGGCCGTCCCGCCCCGCGTCGCCGACCGCGACGACGTGGCCCAGCACCTGACCGCCGTCCTTCTCGCGGGGCTCCCGGCCTACGACCCCGCCCGCCTGCCGCTGGTCGAGTTCGCCCGGGTGGTCGTCGGGCGCGGGGCCGCCGGCCTCGTCCGCCGCCACCGGGCCGCCCGCCGGAACCCGGCCCGGGAGGCGGCGGTCGACGTGGCCGGGGCCGCCGACCACCGCGGCCGCGGGCCGGCGGGCGCCGACCTCGCCGCGGACGTGGCCGACCTCCTCGCCGCCCTGCCGCCGCCGCTGCGGGCCGCGGCCGAGGCGGTGATGGCCGCCCGGAACATCGCCGACGCCGCCCGGACCCTCGGCGTCCACCGGACCACCCTGTCCGAGCGGCTCCGGGTCGTCCGCGCCCGGCACGCCCGGCCGGGGCTCGCCGGCTACCTGCCGGGCCACGCCGTCGGTTGA
- a CDS encoding DUF2924 domain-containing protein, with protein MPATTDKPPTLARELAALARMTAAELRDRYAAVFGEPAASGNRAWLARRVGWRLQALAEGDLSERARARAADLARDADLRLSAPKEQPEPTSTATPIPAVHDPRLPGVGTVLTRRYKGGEVRVKIAADGFEYAGERYGSLSAVAKAVTGTHTNGFLFFRLTRTGSAA; from the coding sequence ATGCCCGCGACGACCGACAAGCCGCCGACGCTCGCGAGGGAGCTGGCGGCGCTGGCGAGGATGACCGCGGCCGAGCTCCGCGACCGGTACGCGGCGGTGTTCGGCGAGCCGGCCGCGTCCGGCAACCGCGCCTGGTTGGCCCGCCGCGTCGGGTGGCGCCTGCAGGCGCTGGCCGAGGGCGACCTGAGCGAACGGGCACGCGCCCGGGCCGCCGATCTGGCCCGGGACGCCGACCTCCGCCTCTCCGCCCCGAAGGAGCAGCCCGAGCCCACCAGCACGGCCACGCCCATCCCGGCGGTCCACGACCCGCGGCTGCCGGGGGTGGGGACGGTGCTGACCCGCCGGTACAAGGGCGGCGAGGTCCGGGTGAAGATCGCCGCCGACGGGTTCGAGTACGCCGGCGAGCGATACGGGTCGCTCAGCGCCGTCGCCAAGGCGGTGACCGGCACCCACACGAACGGGTTCCTCTTCTTCCGCCTCACCCGGACGGGGAGTGCCGCATGA